The Novosphingobium terrae genome segment TGCGCGGGCGCGGCGGCGGGGCCTATGGCGCGCTGATCTTCGATGGTGATGCATGGCTGCTCAGCCACTCGCCGGAACTGTTCTTCACCTGCGACAATGGCCTGCTGACGGCCCGCCCGATGAAGGGCACACGTCCTCGTGGGCAAACGCCCGATCAGGATCGGGCGCTGCGCGCGCAGTTGCAGGCCAGCACCAAGGATCGCGCGGAAAATCTGATGATCCTCGATCTGATGCGCAACGATCTCTCGCGCATCGCCGTGCCCGGCAGCGTGAAGGTGCCCGAACCTTTCGCCATCGAGAGCTATCCCAGCGTCCACCAGATGGTCTCGGCCATCGAGGCGCAACTGCTGCCCGATCACAGCCCCATCGATGTGCTGCGTGCCCTCTTCCCCTGCGGATCGGTGACCGGCGCGCCCAAAATCCGCGCCATGGAGCTGATCGAGGCCGTCGAACCCTCGCCGCGCGGCGTCTATTGCGGCGCCATCGGCCATATCGATCCGCCTGAAAACAAGGAACACACTGGCCGCGCCGCCTTCAATGTGGCAATCCGCACGCTACGGCTGACGGGCGAGGACAGCGCTCCGTCCGCCAAGGCCCGCCATGGTCGCGCGGTGCTGGGGGTGGGTTCGGCGGTGGTGGCCGATTCCGCGCTCTGGCCGGAATGGCGGGAGTGTCTGGTGAAAGGGGGTTTCGTGCATCAGCCGGTCCATGCTGAAACGGGTCACGCGGCGCAGATCGATCTGATCGAGACCATGCGCTTTACCCCCGAAGAGGGCATGGCGCTGCTCGAATTCCATCTGGAACGGCTGAAGATCAGCGCCGCCGCGCTGGGCTTTTCGTTCGACCGCCATGCCGCCCGCAACGCCATCCACGCGCTGGGCTTCGAGCTGGAAACGCCTTCGCGCATCCGCCTGACGCTCAGCCGCAGCGGCGCGACCACGGTGGAGGCGGCGCCTCTGCCCGCGCCTCTGGATGCTCAGGCCCCGGTCAGCTGCATCCTGCTGCCCCTGCCCGTCGATCCTTCAGACTGGCGGCTGGCGCACAAGACCTCGGACCGCTGGTTCTATGAGGCCGGGCTGAAAGCCGCCCGCAAGGTCGGGGCGCATGAGGCCATTTTTGTCCGTGAAGACAACCTCATCACCGAAGGCTGCTTCACCAACGTCTTTGTCGAACGCGATGGTGTGCTGCTCACCCCACCCACCGCGCATGGGCTGCTGGGCGGCGTGCTGCGCCGTTCTCTGATCGAAGAAGGCAAGGCGCGCGAGGCCGATCTCACCCCCGACGACCTTGCGGAAGGCTTCCTGATAGGCAATGGGCTGCGCGGACTGATGCGCGCCCAGCTTCTGGATTGAATGATGACCGACACGACGATTTCAGCGGCTCTGGCCCGCATCCAGCCCTCGCAGACCAATGCGATGACCGACCGCGCCTTCGAACTGCGCGCCGCCGGGGCCGACATCATCTCGCTTTCCGTGGGCGAACCAGACTTCCCGACGCCGCCCCATGTGATCGAGGCCGCCAACGCCGCCATGCTGGCCGGCGAAACGCGCTACACCGCCGTGGCTGGCACCGCCAAGCTGCGCGAAGCCGCCGCGCTGCACTTCCAGCGCGATCTGGGCATCACCGTGCCGCCCGCGCAGGTACTGGTCTCCACCGGGGGCAAGCAATCGGTGTTCCTGTGCCTGACAGCCACGCTCAACCCCGGCGACGAGGTGGTGGTGCCCGCGCCATGGTGGGTCTCCTACCCCGAAATCGTCCGCTTTTCCGGCGCCGAGGTGGTGAAAGTCGCAACCACGCCTGCCAGCGGCTTCCGCATGAGCGCTGACCAACTGGAGGCGGCGATCACGCCGAAAACCCGCTGGCTGCTGCTCAACAGCCCCGGCAACCCCACCGGCGCCACCTACAGCGCGCAGGAACTGCTCAGCTTCGCCGAAGTCCTGCGCCGCCACCCGCGCGTGCTGGTGATGAGCGACGACATCTACGCCCCGCTGCGTTACGGCGAGGGCGCGCATGCCACGCTGGCCGCCCTCGCCCCCGATCTGGCGGAACGCATCGTCACCATCTCGGGCGTCTCCAAAAGCCACGCCATGACCGGCTTCCGCATCGGCGTCGCCGCTGGCCCGGCCTGGCTGATCGGCGCCATGACCCGCCTGCAGAGCCATATCACCGGCAATGCCAGCTCGGTCAGCCAGGCCGCCGCCGTCGCCGCCTTCACCGGGCCGCAAGAGTTTCTGCTCGACTGGCGCGAACGCTTCCGCGCCCGGCGCGACGCCGTGGTCGCCGCAATCAACGCCATCCCCGGCCTCTCCACCCCCGTGCCCGATGGCGCTTTCTATTGCATGGTGGACGCCACGCCCCATATGGCGCGCTTCGGCGACGACAATGCGCTGGCCATGCACCTGCTGGAGCATGGCGTGGCGGTCGTCTCCGCATCGGCCTTCGACGGGCAGG includes the following:
- the pabB gene encoding aminodeoxychorismate synthase component I, coding for MPAIQPFDRTTPFILLDDARQQGAGPARLYTSPYEVVIARRADEVEPALARLETLRQQGAALAGYAAYEAGLALEPRLAAQTHRRGGGEGLLLWFGAFAGWQEISAADVPAWLAAQARGERSTIGPLKPGVSPGAYAQGFARLKQAIADGDIYQANYTFPLSGPWQGDPLALYALLRGRGGGAYGALIFDGDAWLLSHSPELFFTCDNGLLTARPMKGTRPRGQTPDQDRALRAQLQASTKDRAENLMILDLMRNDLSRIAVPGSVKVPEPFAIESYPSVHQMVSAIEAQLLPDHSPIDVLRALFPCGSVTGAPKIRAMELIEAVEPSPRGVYCGAIGHIDPPENKEHTGRAAFNVAIRTLRLTGEDSAPSAKARHGRAVLGVGSAVVADSALWPEWRECLVKGGFVHQPVHAETGHAAQIDLIETMRFTPEEGMALLEFHLERLKISAAALGFSFDRHAARNAIHALGFELETPSRIRLTLSRSGATTVEAAPLPAPLDAQAPVSCILLPLPVDPSDWRLAHKTSDRWFYEAGLKAARKVGAHEAIFVREDNLITEGCFTNVFVERDGVLLTPPTAHGLLGGVLRRSLIEEGKAREADLTPDDLAEGFLIGNGLRGLMRAQLLD
- a CDS encoding pyridoxal phosphate-dependent aminotransferase, whose translation is MTDTTISAALARIQPSQTNAMTDRAFELRAAGADIISLSVGEPDFPTPPHVIEAANAAMLAGETRYTAVAGTAKLREAAALHFQRDLGITVPPAQVLVSTGGKQSVFLCLTATLNPGDEVVVPAPWWVSYPEIVRFSGAEVVKVATTPASGFRMSADQLEAAITPKTRWLLLNSPGNPTGATYSAQELLSFAEVLRRHPRVLVMSDDIYAPLRYGEGAHATLAALAPDLAERIVTISGVSKSHAMTGFRIGVAAGPAWLIGAMTRLQSHITGNASSVSQAAAVAAFTGPQEFLLDWRERFRARRDAVVAAINAIPGLSTPVPDGAFYCMVDATPHMARFGDDNALAMHLLEHGVAVVSASAFDGQDGFRISFAADDATLETAIARIAKALESQ